The nucleotide window GCCAAGGCCAAGCCGCCCGGCGCGCTCGGCCGCCTTGACCCCCTCGCAGCGCGCGTGGCCGCCGTCCAGGGCACGCTCCAGCCTGACCCCGATCCAGCCCGCGTGGTCGTCTTCGCCGCCGACCACGGCGTCGCCGCCGACGGGGTGAGCGCCTACCCCGCCGCCGTCACGCCCGCGATGGCGCGGACGATAGCGGCGGGCGGCGCGGCCGTCTCCGTCCTTGCCCGGAGTTGCGGAGCCTCGGTCGAGGTCGTCGACGTGGGCATCGACGCAGACCTCGCGGACGCGCCGGGCATCGTCCACGCGAAGGGGGCGCGGGGGACGAAGAATCTGGCGCGGGGGCCGGCGATGACAGAGGCCGAGTGTGCGGCGGCCTGGAGGTCAGGAGCCGATGCGGCGCGGCGGGCAGCAGACGCCGGGGCGCGAACACTCGTGCCGGGCGAAGTCGGGATCGGTAACACGACGGCGGCGGCGGCCGTGCTTGCGGCGCTTTTCGGCTGGAAGCCCGAGGAAGCCATCGGGCGCGGGACGGGCGTAGACGACGCGGGGCTCGCCCGGAAGGCAGAGGCCGTCTGCGC belongs to Bacteroidota bacterium and includes:
- the cobT gene encoding nicotinate-nucleotide--dimethylbenzimidazole phosphoribosyltransferase, giving the protein MTPSATDIQAALDAKAKPPGALGRLDPLAARVAAVQGTLQPDPDPARVVVFAADHGVAADGVSAYPAAVTPAMARTIAAGGAAVSVLARSCGASVEVVDVGIDADLADAPGIVHAKGARGTKNLARGPAMTEAECAAAWRSGADAARRAADAGARTLVPGEVGIGNTTAAAAVLAALFGWKPEEAIGRGTGVDDAGLARKAEAVCAGLARVPDEAGPKGVLRHVGGLEIAAMAGAFAIAPALGLVAVVDGFVATAAAAVAVRHDPAVAGHLVAGHVSAEAAHRRALAALDLEPVLDLGMRLGEGTGGVLALPILRAACAVLCEMATLDEALALGAPASEPTAS